GCTGGGTTTTGGCTCTTGCCTGGCGCCTCGACAAAAGGGTCTGCCAAAAGTCAGCGGGCTAAATATTTTAGAAGCGGCAACACTGGCTGAAGCATTTGACTTGGCATTCTAATATATGTAGAATTTTACTTATACCGGTGCTTTAGAAGGGGGATAAAATTGGAAGATAAATTGCTCAAGGTGTTGCGGATGGTTGCGCCGGGTACGCCGCTGCGGGAAGGTATGGAAAATATTTTAAGGGCTAAGACCGGAGGTCTGCTAGTCATTGGTGATGGTCCCGAAATTATGGAGCTGGCCGAAGGCGGGTTTGCTATCAATGCTGTTTTTACTCCAGCCAATCTTTACGAATTGGCTAAAATGGACGGGGCCATAATTATTAGTGAAGATGTTAAAAAAATTATAGCGGCTAACACCCAATTGATCCCCAATTTAAGTATCCCCTCCAGTGAGACGGGTATCAGGCACCGGACGGCGGAACGTGTGGCTAAGCAAACAGGTGCATTGGTTATCTCCATATCCCAGCGGCGGAGTGTTATTACTATTTATAAGGGTAATATAAAATATGTACTGAGAGAATCGGGAGTTGTTATTACTAAAGCAAATCAGGCCATACAAACTTTGGAGAAGTATCGTCATGTGTTAAACAGGGTTGTGGCTAATTTAAGTATACTGGAATTTGAGGAAGCCGTCACGCTATTTGATGTGGCCAAGGCTATTCAAAGGACGGAAATGGTTTTGCGGGTAGTTAAAGAGATTAAACGATATATAGGCGAGCTGGGAACCGAAGGACGTTTAATTACTATGCAGCTTGAAGAGCTGGTGGCCAATGTGGAGGATGAAGGGCGTTTAATTATTCAAGATTACGCCACCCTAAGCGGCGAAAAACCGCCGGAAAGTGTCTTGTTTATGATCAGCAGCTGGCCGGCTGAAGACTTATTGGATCTTTCGCTTATAGCGCGTGCCCTGGGGCACCCGGGCAGTGCCAGCATACTGGATCAGAGTGTGGCGCCGCGCGGTTATCGTATTTTAGAAAAAATCCCCCGGCTGCCCCTGCAAGTGGTGGAAAATCTGGTGCGTGAATTTGGCTCACTGCGGAAGATACTTGGGGCCACAATTGAAGAATTGGATGCCGTTGAGGGAATTGGTGAGGTGAGGGCACGTTCCATTAAGGAAGGGCTGCAGAGGTATCGCGATCAGCTTACCCAGGAACGATTCGTTTAAATAGAATAAAATTTATTAAGGCGTGGTTAGGCTCCACGCCTTAATAAATTTTTATGTAAAAAATGAAAAACATAACAGCAGGAAAATAACCTATTGATGCAGAAATCTATTTTGGAACGCAGTAAGAGCGTTCGCTTTATGTTTGATAGATTTAAAAGTCGGACCGGCGTTGTTTTTAGTTGAGTTGTATCTGCGGACGGCTATGAATCAGGACCCGGTCAGGCCAAGTTGTATAGCCCCAGTGCCCTTATCTTTTTTTGCTCCTTAATTAAAATATCATACATGTTTAAATCAAGCAAATTGCAAAGAGCGGCCAGATAAAAGAGGGTACGCCCCATTTCCAATTCTATGATTTCCCGGCAGCTGTCACATAGTTTGCCTTCCAGGTGCGATTCCAGCAGTCTTTTTAATTCCTCCAGCGAGGTTTCGGGTGGGATTTGCTTTTTGGCTGCGTTTATTTTCAAACATCCGCAGCTTGTCACGGATTTAATAATGTTTCGATTCATTTTGGCGTTGGTTTCTTGAGATTTAGCCAGTAGGTCCAGGATACTTTGGTTGCAGAGCAATATTTCAGAAACCGTATGTTGAAATTCGTCGTACATTATATTTTTGAGCAAACGGTTTCACTCCTTTATAATTTTAAAACCTTGCAGTAATTATAACGGTGAGCGGCTTGTCCTGTCAAACCTAACAACTTTAAAAATACTTATTGACACAAGGTTTGCGCTGTGCTAAAATATTAGATTTCCTTGACAATATCCTATTTTTATGGTATATTATTTTATGAATATGGTAAGGAGGTCCGGGAATTTGTTTAAAATTGGAGATAAAGTTGTTTATCCCATGCACGGTGCCGGGATCATTGAAGCCATCGAGGAAAAGGAAGTTCTCGGGGAAACCAGACAGTACTATATCCTCAGGTTACCGGTTGGTGATATGAAGGTAATGATACCGATTTCCAACTGTAAAGAGGTGGGGTTGCGTCAGGTAATTGATGATGACGGGGTGCAGCGGGTTTTTCGTATTTTACGTGAACAATCCACTAGCATGTCGGACAACTGGAACAGGCGTTATCGGGCCAACCTGGAAAAAATAAAAAGCGGTAACATCTATGAAGTTGCGGAAGTCGTAAGAAATTTGGTAAAGAGGGATAAAGAAAAGGGTCTTTCCTCGGGTGAACGAAAAATGCTGGAGAACGCCCGGCAAATACTAATAAGTGAGCTGGTGCTGGCTACCGAGTTGGGTGAGGATAAGACAAAATCTATGATTGAGGGAGTCTTTGCATAATACGTCAGGCAACTGGCGTATTTTTATTTGCCGGAAAAATTCTCCAAAATGGTTGAAACAAACTTTTAAATCATCCATAATAGAATATAATACCGGTGTAAATAATAATTAACAATGGAGGAGGTGAAAAAGAATGGTTAGGAAGTTGATATTTGTGCTTATGGTGGTATTGTTTGCTGCCGGCGGTAGTTATTTGGGGTGGTATATATCGGATTTAGCCTTATGGCCTCTTACCGATACTATGAAGTTTGGTATTATCGGTTTAGGTGCGCTGATTGGTTTGGTGCTGGGTATTTTATTAACGCCTTGGCTGATTCGATTTTCCCTGTGGCTGACGGCACTATTGGAGCAAATGCTCAGTAAAACACCGGTGCAAGATCTGGTCATGGGATCAGTTGGCCTCATCGTCGGACTTATTATAGCTAATTTATTAGGTTCTGTTTTTGCATTTATGGGTTTTCCGGGTAAAATAATTTGGATTGCGGTGACTTTATTGCTTGGCTACCTGGGGATGACGATAAGTGTTAAAAAGCGTGAAGAAATAATGAGCTTTTTCAGCAACATACCCCGTCTGGGCGGAAGTAAAGAAAAAGTTGCTTCGGAAGTCAAACAAACCGGTATCCAAAAGATTCTTGACACCAGTGTAATTATTGACGGCAGGATTGCCGATTTGTCAGCCAGCGGTTTTGTTGAGGGGACTCTGGTAGTACCGGGTTTTGTATTAGAGGAGTTGCGGCATATAGCGGATTCGTCGGATTTGCTGAAGCGTAACCGGGGGCGCCGGGGGCTGGATATTTTAAATAATTTACGCAAGGACGCGGCAGTTAAAGTGGTTATTAATGATAACACCAAAGGTATTGACGACTCTCTGGAAGTGGATACTAAACTGGTTAAGTTGGCTCAGAAACTGGGGGCCAAGATAGTGACCAATGATTTTAATTTAAATAAAGTGGCTGAACTGCATGGCGTAAAAGTGTTAAATATAAATGAATTGGCCAACGCTGTTAAACCTGTTGTGCTGCCGGGTGAGGAAATGGTGGTACAGGTAGTCAAAGAAGGTAAGGAGTCCGGACAGGGCATAGCCTATCTGGATGACGGTACTATGATTGTAGTGGACGGCGGTAAACGGCATATGCAACAAACAATAACCGTGCTGGTGACCAGTGTACTGCAAACAGCGGCCGGTCGCATGATATTTGCCAAGCCTCGATCGGACCGGCGAGGCGACGCCCGGTCGGATACTCATAATTACGGAGAGGTGAAGGTGCTTGGGTAGCGTTTATGCACTGGTAGCCGCAGCCGGCCGGAGTACTCGCATGGGTGGTGGGGTGAATAAGCAATTGCTCGGCTTGGCGGGGCGGCCGGTGGTTGTTTACGCGCTGCGGGCTTTGCAGGCGGTACCGGTGGATGGCATTATTCTCGTGGTGACGCCGGGTGAGGAAAGTAGTTTTAAGTCAGTGCTGGAAAAATATATGCCAGGCGCCGATATAAAAATTATTCCGGGTGGAGTGAGTCGTGGAGATTCCGTTAGGCGTGGTTTGATGGCTTTGCCCACCGGTGTTGAACTGGTAGTGGTGCATGATGGTGCGCGCCCATTGGTTAAGCCTGAAAAAATTCGGGAAACGATTCACCAGGCTCGGCAGTGGGGCGCCGCCACTCTGGCGGCGCCTGCCAAGGATACCATTAAAGTAGCGGGCGAACAAGATCTGGTGCGTGAAACCCTGCCGCGGGACAAGCTGTGGCAGGTGCAAACGCCCCAGGTGTTTAATTGCCGACTGCTCTTGGAAGCACATCGGGCAGCCATCCGGGATGGTTTTGCAGGGACCGATGATGCTTCTCTGGTGGAGCGGCTGGGGCATCCCGTCAAACTGGTGCGGGGAGATTACGCCAATATCAAGATAACTACTCCGGAAGATATAGCCCTGGCCGAAACGTTAATGCCTAAGCAATAACAAAGAATTTACTTAGTTGGTTTAATAAAGTTTAAGCCTGACCCCCGGGAGGTGGATGGGATGCTGCGAGTGGGTATAGGATACGACGTGCACGAGCTGGTGGCGGGACGGCCATTGATACTGGGCGGGGCAAAAATTCCCCATCATGTGGGGCTGAAAGGCCATTCGGATGCTGATGTGCTGGTGCACGCCGTGATGGATGCTTTGCTGGGTGCCGCCG
This genomic interval from Desulfoscipio sp. XC116 contains the following:
- the ispD gene encoding 2-C-methyl-D-erythritol 4-phosphate cytidylyltransferase — encoded protein: MGSVYALVAAAGRSTRMGGGVNKQLLGLAGRPVVVYALRALQAVPVDGIILVVTPGEESSFKSVLEKYMPGADIKIIPGGVSRGDSVRRGLMALPTGVELVVVHDGARPLVKPEKIRETIHQARQWGAATLAAPAKDTIKVAGEQDLVRETLPRDKLWQVQTPQVFNCRLLLEAHRAAIRDGFAGTDDASLVERLGHPVKLVRGDYANIKITTPEDIALAETLMPKQ
- the disA gene encoding DNA integrity scanning diadenylate cyclase DisA; amino-acid sequence: MEDKLLKVLRMVAPGTPLREGMENILRAKTGGLLVIGDGPEIMELAEGGFAINAVFTPANLYELAKMDGAIIISEDVKKIIAANTQLIPNLSIPSSETGIRHRTAERVAKQTGALVISISQRRSVITIYKGNIKYVLRESGVVITKANQAIQTLEKYRHVLNRVVANLSILEFEEAVTLFDVAKAIQRTEMVLRVVKEIKRYIGELGTEGRLITMQLEELVANVEDEGRLIIQDYATLSGEKPPESVLFMISSWPAEDLLDLSLIARALGHPGSASILDQSVAPRGYRILEKIPRLPLQVVENLVREFGSLRKILGATIEELDAVEGIGEVRARSIKEGLQRYRDQLTQERFV
- a CDS encoding DUF1573 domain-containing protein, with translation MLKNIMYDEFQHTVSEILLCNQSILDLLAKSQETNAKMNRNIIKSVTSCGCLKINAAKKQIPPETSLEELKRLLESHLEGKLCDSCREIIELEMGRTLFYLAALCNLLDLNMYDILIKEQKKIRALGLYNLA
- a CDS encoding CarD family transcriptional regulator; this translates as MFKIGDKVVYPMHGAGIIEAIEEKEVLGETRQYYILRLPVGDMKVMIPISNCKEVGLRQVIDDDGVQRVFRILREQSTSMSDNWNRRYRANLEKIKSGNIYEVAEVVRNLVKRDKEKGLSSGERKMLENARQILISELVLATELGEDKTKSMIEGVFA
- a CDS encoding PIN/TRAM domain-containing protein is translated as MVRKLIFVLMVVLFAAGGSYLGWYISDLALWPLTDTMKFGIIGLGALIGLVLGILLTPWLIRFSLWLTALLEQMLSKTPVQDLVMGSVGLIVGLIIANLLGSVFAFMGFPGKIIWIAVTLLLGYLGMTISVKKREEIMSFFSNIPRLGGSKEKVASEVKQTGIQKILDTSVIIDGRIADLSASGFVEGTLVVPGFVLEELRHIADSSDLLKRNRGRRGLDILNNLRKDAAVKVVINDNTKGIDDSLEVDTKLVKLAQKLGAKIVTNDFNLNKVAELHGVKVLNINELANAVKPVVLPGEEMVVQVVKEGKESGQGIAYLDDGTMIVVDGGKRHMQQTITVLVTSVLQTAAGRMIFAKPRSDRRGDARSDTHNYGEVKVLG